The Terriglobales bacterium genome includes a region encoding these proteins:
- a CDS encoding type II CAAX endopeptidase family protein — MATTTPVTPAVEQPKYYRLLAPWWHTLILVGIMVLASGGQAHTLNGVVQQHGRMPLYITTIAFEWILVGFVWLGIHRRGIRLRDLIGGRWKSPEDFLLDIAIAAGFWIVSVAVLAGMQYALGIVKMHDAENLAKERLAKIGFLFPQTKLEIVFYIGLAITAGLCEELICRGYLQKQFHAMTGNVYLAALLQAVVFGAAHGYQGVKLMVVLGTYGFLFGLLAIWRRSLRPGMVTHAWQDLFSGLVGRVMLEHMR; from the coding sequence TTGGCAACCACGACTCCCGTAACTCCAGCCGTCGAACAACCAAAGTACTATCGTCTGCTCGCGCCCTGGTGGCACACCTTGATACTTGTTGGAATTATGGTGCTTGCCTCGGGCGGGCAGGCACATACGCTCAACGGAGTCGTACAGCAGCACGGACGCATGCCGCTCTACATCACAACCATCGCCTTCGAATGGATACTGGTCGGCTTCGTATGGCTGGGGATCCATCGTCGTGGCATCCGTTTGCGTGACCTGATCGGCGGAAGATGGAAATCACCAGAAGATTTTCTGCTCGATATCGCCATCGCAGCAGGCTTCTGGATCGTATCCGTCGCTGTTCTGGCCGGCATGCAATACGCACTGGGCATCGTAAAGATGCACGACGCAGAAAACCTGGCCAAGGAGCGGCTGGCCAAGATCGGTTTTCTATTTCCCCAAACCAAGCTGGAAATAGTTTTTTACATCGGCCTGGCCATCACGGCGGGGCTTTGCGAAGAGCTCATATGCCGTGGCTACCTGCAGAAACAGTTCCACGCCATGACGGGCAACGTATATCTCGCCGCGCTTTTGCAGGCAGTTGTGTTCGGCGCCGCGCATGGTTACCAGGGTGTGAAATTGATGGTCGTCCTCGGAACTTACGGTTTTCTCTTCGGCCTGCTCGCAATATGGCGCAGGAGTCTCCGTCCTGGCATGGTGACCCACGCCTGGCAAGATCTCTTCTCTGGTCTTGTGGGACGAGTGATGTTGGAGCACATGCGATGA
- a CDS encoding PilZ domain-containing protein yields MGRRAEPRIEISLPVRVWGMDRNGKPFIQSAYTADITRSGARLRDLFCLDKTGEVIRIQHGLKKANFTIQWIGDPGTTRGGEAGIHSMDPERYIWGVPLPQASSIDIYEVKTPKSPFLSPDRGNVSAFAALTPTALAAEAARVTRIEGRSGEMRAATRYACNGTAEVGPEGGSIPIWCGLSDISISGCYAETTSPLPVDTRVYVRLKIFGVQVQALGIVRTTHHGVGMGISFAEMGDEDQVELRSILQGLAVKSQNGEAASAPNPNSVLFAPKPSPALLHDRSLLLVHNRPQTESAKKTAPAADPQVADRLEQLVRELEELPAAFRPEIVDPRILQEFKNSVDHARRAASAVQQWMELQSQNRDPFQALHKLNEDRVRVVAGLNHRISMDIDAGDIDLDNNGLNELYESTRDLYTRLQKLFKKW; encoded by the coding sequence ATGGGCCGCAGAGCCGAACCACGTATTGAGATCAGCCTGCCCGTCCGAGTGTGGGGGATGGATCGAAATGGGAAACCATTCATCCAATCTGCTTATACTGCGGATATCACCAGAAGTGGCGCGCGCCTGCGCGACCTGTTCTGTCTGGATAAGACCGGCGAGGTCATCCGCATACAGCACGGATTAAAGAAAGCCAACTTCACCATCCAATGGATTGGCGACCCGGGAACCACTCGTGGCGGAGAAGCTGGCATCCACTCCATGGATCCCGAGAGATACATCTGGGGCGTTCCGCTTCCTCAAGCCAGTTCGATAGACATTTACGAAGTAAAAACACCTAAGTCCCCCTTCTTGTCTCCGGACCGCGGAAACGTGTCTGCTTTCGCTGCGCTCACTCCCACAGCTTTGGCCGCTGAAGCCGCCAGGGTCACAAGGATTGAGGGCCGTTCCGGTGAAATGCGGGCAGCCACCCGCTACGCTTGCAACGGCACGGCGGAAGTAGGCCCGGAAGGCGGCAGCATCCCAATTTGGTGCGGCCTCAGTGATATCAGCATCTCCGGCTGTTACGCCGAAACCACCTCTCCTTTGCCGGTGGATACGCGGGTTTATGTCCGACTGAAAATTTTTGGAGTGCAGGTACAAGCACTCGGTATCGTGCGCACCACGCATCACGGAGTCGGCATGGGAATCTCATTCGCAGAAATGGGGGATGAAGACCAGGTAGAACTGCGTTCCATCCTGCAAGGCCTGGCAGTAAAGTCTCAAAATGGAGAAGCCGCTTCCGCTCCCAATCCAAATTCAGTTTTGTTCGCTCCCAAACCTTCGCCTGCACTCTTGCATGACCGCAGTCTTCTCCTGGTTCATAACCGTCCACAAACCGAGAGCGCCAAGAAAACGGCGCCCGCTGCTGATCCGCAAGTTGCCGATCGTCTCGAACAACTGGTCCGTGAGTTGGAGGAGCTGCCAGCGGCCTTCCGTCCGGAGATCGTAGATCCGCGCATCCTGCAAGAATTCAAAAATAGCGTTGATCACGCTCGGCGAGCCGCAAGCGCGGTGCAGCAATGGATGGAATTGCAATCACAGAACCGTGACCCCTTCCAGGCTCTTCACAAGCTGAATGAGGACCGCGTTCGCGTCGTCGCCGGCTTGAACCACCGCATCTCTATGGATATAGACGCCGGCGATATTGATCTCGACAACAACGGCCTGAACGAACTGTATGAATCCACCAGGGATCTGTACACCCGCCTGCAGAAGCTGTTCAAGAAATGGTAA
- a CDS encoding plastocyanin/azurin family copper-binding protein: protein MKITKFVSALAGNCPNVFSLALRLLAIVLLSILPSGAATRHVNVGVNNLHNFVDVASATSSTTINAGDTVQWDWVSGFHSTTSGTCSGTCTADGKWDSGAHSAPSTFSFTFNSAGTFAYYCSVHLAAMTGKVIVNPVVTNTADSGAGSLRQAILDVNADPDLTTITFSIPGGGVQTITLASALPAITNPVLLDGYSQSPTSPTPVIELNGSGAGSATGLTITGGNTTVRGLVIHGFSQYGILVIGNGNNTIAGNFIGTNASGTAAAGNGDGILIQTANNTIGGTLAAARNLISGNAGSGINLNGAGATANQVLGNYIGTNAAGVAAVPNSTGISLISAGNNTIGGTTAGMANVISGNTNSGIDINSPGASNNLVEGNFIGVNSAGTATLGNNFGVRIAGSAGPGVTTNNTIGGTAAGAGNVVSGNNYGVFITGPTANNNIVVGNFIGTNAAGTAAVGNAQGVQLGGGTINNSIGGTTPAARNLISGNFQNGVLILSSGTNGNLVQGNLIGVDVSGSAPLGNGAYGVTVDLGAANNVIGGTTVGSGNTIAYNQKGVVVITNAATGNAIEGNTIFSNTVLGIDLGNDGVTNNTPGGPHAGPNNLQNYPVLSNASACDETTINGTLNSTPNTAFRVEFFSSPACGPSGHGQGQILLGSQTVSTDGSGNASFSAILLQTPNVGGQSVTATATDPGGNTSEFSQCQTADYMINGGNGRNLRVRLGKPFTLVVASFADSDPNSKASDFSGTTINWGDGTAPTAATVVSTGGQNYNVIGTHVYNRIGGWNVTVNINDSGGTSGTVTTKVRLWPRPFSY from the coding sequence ATGAAGATAACCAAGTTTGTCTCAGCATTAGCGGGAAACTGTCCTAACGTTTTTTCCCTTGCCTTGAGGTTGCTGGCCATTGTGCTGCTTTCCATTTTGCCCTCCGGGGCAGCCACAAGGCACGTCAACGTTGGTGTCAATAATCTGCACAATTTCGTTGATGTCGCGAGCGCTACCAGCAGCACGACGATCAACGCCGGCGATACGGTCCAGTGGGATTGGGTTTCGGGTTTTCATTCCACGACTTCGGGCACCTGTTCGGGCACATGCACGGCAGACGGAAAGTGGGATTCAGGGGCCCATAGTGCTCCTAGTACGTTTAGCTTTACCTTTAACAGCGCCGGTACTTTCGCTTACTACTGCTCAGTCCATTTAGCCGCAATGACCGGGAAGGTCATCGTAAATCCGGTGGTGACGAACACCGCCGACTCCGGGGCGGGCTCATTGCGGCAGGCGATCCTTGATGTCAACGCCGATCCCGACCTGACCACGATCACCTTTAGTATTCCTGGAGGGGGAGTGCAGACCATCACACTGGCTTCGGCGCTGCCCGCCATCACGAATCCGGTTCTTCTCGATGGATACAGCCAGTCGCCCACCAGCCCTACACCCGTGATTGAACTCAATGGCAGCGGCGCGGGAAGCGCGACCGGTCTTACGATTACCGGCGGAAACACGACTGTGCGCGGGCTGGTGATTCATGGTTTTTCCCAATATGGGATCCTGGTGATCGGAAACGGCAACAATACCATTGCAGGAAATTTTATCGGCACGAATGCTTCCGGTACGGCCGCTGCGGGTAATGGGGATGGCATCCTGATCCAGACCGCCAATAACACCATCGGCGGGACGCTTGCGGCTGCGCGCAACCTCATCTCGGGCAACGCTGGATCAGGCATTAACCTCAATGGCGCAGGCGCAACCGCAAATCAGGTGTTGGGCAATTACATCGGCACCAACGCCGCAGGCGTAGCCGCCGTGCCCAACTCCACGGGCATCTCTCTGATCAGCGCCGGTAACAACACCATCGGAGGCACAACTGCCGGGATGGCTAACGTGATCTCAGGCAACACCAACTCCGGTATTGACATCAACAGCCCCGGCGCCAGCAACAACCTGGTGGAAGGGAACTTTATCGGCGTCAATTCAGCGGGCACTGCAACCCTGGGCAACAATTTTGGCGTGCGCATCGCGGGCAGCGCCGGTCCAGGCGTCACCACGAACAACACGATCGGGGGTACGGCGGCAGGGGCGGGCAACGTTGTCTCCGGCAATAATTACGGCGTGTTCATCACCGGGCCAACGGCAAACAACAATATTGTAGTGGGCAACTTCATAGGCACAAATGCCGCAGGTACGGCTGCCGTGGGCAACGCCCAAGGCGTGCAGCTCGGCGGCGGAACGATCAATAACAGTATAGGAGGAACCACGCCGGCTGCGCGCAACCTCATCTCGGGAAATTTTCAGAACGGGGTCCTGATCCTGAGCAGCGGCACCAACGGTAATCTGGTCCAGGGGAATCTTATTGGTGTAGATGTTTCTGGTTCTGCTCCTCTGGGGAATGGCGCTTATGGCGTGACCGTTGACTTGGGCGCGGCCAACAACGTGATTGGCGGAACCACCGTCGGCTCCGGCAACACCATTGCTTATAACCAAAAAGGAGTTGTTGTCATCACGAACGCGGCGACCGGCAATGCCATCGAAGGCAACACAATTTTTTCCAATACAGTCTTAGGAATTGATCTGGGCAACGATGGGGTTACGAACAATACACCGGGCGGTCCGCATGCCGGGCCGAATAACCTGCAAAACTATCCGGTGCTGAGCAACGCGTCAGCCTGCGATGAGACCACCATCAATGGAACTCTGAACAGTACGCCCAATACCGCCTTCCGGGTGGAGTTCTTCAGCAGCCCGGCCTGCGGTCCCTCCGGCCACGGCCAGGGGCAGATTCTTCTGGGTTCGCAGACGGTAAGCACCGATGGCAGCGGCAACGCATCTTTTAGCGCCATCCTTCTTCAAACACCGAATGTAGGCGGGCAATCTGTCACCGCAACCGCAACTGACCCCGGCGGCAATACCTCGGAATTTTCTCAATGCCAGACCGCGGACTACATGATCAACGGTGGTAACGGGCGAAACCTGCGCGTGCGTTTGGGCAAGCCGTTTACCCTTGTCGTCGCCAGCTTTGCCGATAGCGACCCCAACAGTAAAGCCAGTGACTTTTCGGGCACTACGATCAATTGGGGAGACGGAACCGCACCCACAGCAGCAACCGTTGTCTCAACCGGCGGCCAAAACTATAACGTGATCGGCACACACGTCTATAACAGAATCGGCGGATGGAATGTAACGGTGAATATAAACGACTCCGGCGGCACGAGTGGAACGGTTACAACCAAGGTACGCCTGTGGCCGAGACCGTTTTCGTATTAG
- a CDS encoding acetyl-CoA C-acetyltransferase — protein sequence MPAYNENDVVIISGVRTPVGKFQGSLTELSAVQLGAIAVREAVKRAQVDPKQVDECIMGNVVSAGLGQNPARQAALNGGLAPEVGAMTINKVCGSGLKAVALGAQAIQTGNSEIVVAGGMESMTNAPYLLPQARKGYRLGNAQIIDSMVNDGLWDVYNNYHMGMTGENVAEKYGITREQQDEYALNSHRKAAEAWKECRFKSQIVPVELPARKKGEAPVLFDKDESVREDTTIEALRALKPAFKKDGTVTAGNAPGVNDGAAALVVTSYKRAKQLGAEPMARIVAQATSGVEPAWVMMAPVSGVRKIWQKTGWKADDVDLYELNEAFSVQAIAVMKELGLDPARVNVNGGAVAIGHPIGASGARVLVTLLYEMIRRDAHRGIAALCLGGGNSVAMAVER from the coding sequence ATGCCTGCTTACAACGAAAACGATGTTGTCATTATCTCCGGTGTGCGTACGCCGGTAGGGAAGTTTCAAGGATCGCTGACGGAGCTGAGCGCAGTACAGCTTGGTGCGATTGCAGTGCGCGAGGCGGTGAAGCGTGCCCAGGTTGATCCCAAGCAGGTGGATGAGTGCATCATGGGCAACGTAGTCTCCGCCGGCCTGGGACAAAACCCGGCGCGGCAGGCGGCGCTCAATGGCGGACTCGCTCCCGAAGTCGGCGCGATGACCATCAACAAAGTTTGTGGCTCCGGATTAAAAGCCGTTGCGCTCGGGGCACAGGCCATTCAAACGGGCAACAGCGAGATTGTGGTCGCAGGCGGAATGGAATCCATGACGAACGCTCCGTATCTGCTGCCGCAGGCGCGCAAAGGATACCGGCTGGGCAATGCGCAAATTATTGACTCGATGGTGAACGATGGTCTGTGGGACGTTTACAACAATTACCACATGGGCATGACCGGCGAGAACGTGGCCGAGAAGTACGGCATCACGCGTGAGCAGCAGGATGAGTACGCGCTCAACTCGCACCGCAAAGCTGCGGAAGCATGGAAGGAATGCCGCTTCAAGTCGCAGATTGTTCCCGTCGAGTTGCCGGCCAGGAAAAAAGGCGAGGCGCCGGTTTTGTTTGATAAAGATGAATCGGTCCGGGAAGATACGACTATTGAAGCTCTGCGCGCGCTCAAGCCTGCATTCAAAAAAGATGGGACAGTGACCGCAGGCAACGCTCCCGGCGTGAACGATGGCGCTGCAGCGTTAGTGGTGACCAGCTATAAGCGCGCCAAGCAACTGGGCGCGGAACCGATGGCGCGCATCGTGGCCCAGGCAACGAGCGGTGTGGAACCGGCGTGGGTGATGATGGCTCCAGTGTCAGGCGTACGCAAGATCTGGCAGAAGACTGGATGGAAGGCCGACGATGTTGATCTTTACGAACTCAACGAGGCGTTTTCCGTGCAGGCCATCGCTGTAATGAAGGAACTTGGCCTCGACCCAGCCCGGGTCAACGTGAATGGCGGAGCTGTGGCCATAGGACATCCCATTGGCGCAAGCGGCGCGCGGGTCTTAGTAACGCTGCTCTACGAAATGATTCGCCGCGATGCCCACAGAGGCATTGCCGCACTGTGCCTGGGCGGAGGAAATTCGGTGGCGATGGCGGTGGAGAGATAA
- a CDS encoding UpxY family transcription antiterminator — translation MMRQAAYAVDAEDSTPNAATPSRMEPVRNWYALYTASNQEKRVERHLRMKGVEVFLPLYTVTKRWKNRTTQKVELPLFTGYLFARIALTERVRVLEVPTVVSIVGTGRELLPLPDAEIDTLRAGLRLRQVDPYPYLKVGNRARIRSGALAGLEGVVIRKDGHLRVVVSVDCIMRSFAVHVYADELEPCV, via the coding sequence ATGATGAGACAAGCCGCTTACGCTGTGGACGCCGAAGATTCGACGCCTAACGCAGCTACCCCCTCTCGCATGGAACCAGTCCGCAACTGGTACGCCCTGTATACCGCTTCGAACCAGGAGAAGCGGGTCGAACGGCATCTTCGGATGAAGGGGGTAGAGGTGTTTCTGCCGCTGTACACCGTAACCAAGCGCTGGAAGAACCGCACGACCCAGAAAGTCGAACTGCCGCTGTTCACTGGATACTTGTTCGCGAGGATTGCACTCACCGAACGCGTGCGTGTTCTGGAAGTGCCAACTGTCGTATCCATCGTCGGCACTGGCCGAGAGTTACTGCCCCTTCCCGACGCCGAGATTGATACTCTTCGTGCCGGACTGCGGTTACGGCAGGTAGATCCCTATCCTTATCTTAAGGTCGGAAATCGCGCGCGTATCCGGTCGGGAGCGTTGGCCGGGTTAGAAGGCGTGGTCATTCGCAAGGATGGCCACCTGCGTGTGGTTGTCAGCGTTGATTGCATCATGCGCAGCTTCGCGGTGCACGTCTATGCGGACGAACTTGAACCTTGTGTGTAG
- a CDS encoding polysaccharide biosynthesis tyrosine autokinase, which yields MDLNEKHEPNGSIIPRGYGARTYLAMKPRSPRERDEITLREVWQILLKRRTAFFACLAMGILTALIISLVLPTRYEGIGRLTVDFDSPSSFDMDALAKAAGVDSETKLQTQVNVLQTDALAWDVIKQLRLDQRPETAHRRFILGPAECVTPPNQSFDSIGPECRRMLLDEFHSRLHVQSVPKTEIIEIRFRCKSRELAASVVNTLADTYVEQGFQMKYLAAMRPTNWLSGQLNDVKKDAELAEEKLLDYQRKTGIFGTDENHNVVIERLTTVNQQLVDARANRIVHEARYRVAMTGDPESLAELTPGSTLQVLHTQEADLKNQYAQLDAKYGDAYPKVIQVKAQLEKAAEATRLELDRTRGKIKDQYEAALKSESMLHDEFEKQKLEAYDTNEASIQAAMLKHDVDATRELYEQLVKRLKEAGIIAGLKATNVAVIDPAAIPVSPVEPRPVLNLAMGMFVGSLGGLTLCFLLNNIDTTIASPNDVADVGSLPALGIVPHLSESAARGILSSANRNGASGATLVAALERPESEMADAYRSLRTVLLLPNGGPAPKVHLITSPLPREGKTTTSVNTAVVFAQKKRRVLLVDADLRWAGLHRCLNLRRNGGLSAALTGGDPRESYLPHPELPNLFILPAGARPSKPPDLLDSDRMRELVSLWRQEFDQVIIDAPPVIGLSDAAILATMADTVVLVLRAEQSRRQDLFRAQEILARVDANVAGAIINDFDLKAHGYYGNSPSLYARYFNENGRKRNNAAV from the coding sequence ATGGATCTGAACGAAAAACACGAACCCAATGGCAGCATCATACCGCGCGGGTATGGCGCGCGAACGTATCTCGCCATGAAACCGCGCTCACCGCGCGAGCGTGACGAGATCACACTGCGCGAGGTGTGGCAGATCCTGTTGAAGCGCAGGACCGCCTTCTTCGCCTGCCTTGCCATGGGCATACTGACGGCACTGATCATTTCACTGGTTCTGCCGACCAGATACGAAGGCATTGGCCGGCTGACCGTGGACTTCGATTCTCCGAGCAGCTTCGACATGGATGCTCTGGCGAAGGCTGCCGGAGTGGACTCTGAGACCAAACTACAAACCCAGGTGAACGTGCTGCAGACCGATGCCCTGGCATGGGATGTGATCAAGCAACTGCGTCTGGATCAGCGCCCTGAAACAGCGCACAGAAGATTCATCCTCGGGCCAGCAGAATGTGTGACGCCGCCGAACCAGTCTTTTGACAGTATCGGTCCGGAATGCAGGAGGATGCTGCTGGATGAGTTTCACAGCCGGTTGCATGTTCAGTCGGTGCCAAAGACTGAAATCATCGAGATCCGGTTCCGCTGCAAATCGAGGGAACTCGCGGCGAGTGTCGTGAACACGCTCGCCGATACCTACGTCGAGCAGGGCTTCCAGATGAAATACCTGGCTGCCATGCGGCCAACGAATTGGCTGTCTGGGCAACTGAATGATGTGAAGAAAGACGCGGAGTTGGCTGAAGAAAAACTCCTCGACTATCAGAGAAAGACAGGCATCTTTGGCACCGACGAAAACCACAATGTTGTGATTGAAAGGTTGACCACTGTCAACCAGCAACTCGTGGACGCACGAGCCAACCGCATCGTGCACGAAGCCCGTTACCGCGTGGCCATGACTGGCGATCCGGAGTCTCTGGCAGAGCTCACCCCCGGCAGCACGCTGCAGGTATTGCACACGCAAGAGGCTGACCTCAAGAACCAGTACGCACAGCTAGATGCCAAGTATGGCGACGCTTACCCCAAGGTCATCCAGGTGAAAGCGCAATTAGAGAAAGCCGCTGAGGCCACCAGGCTGGAACTTGATCGTACCCGCGGAAAGATCAAGGACCAATACGAAGCGGCACTCAAGAGCGAGTCCATGTTGCATGACGAATTTGAAAAACAGAAGCTGGAAGCCTATGACACCAATGAGGCCAGCATCCAAGCCGCGATGCTGAAGCATGATGTGGATGCCACCCGCGAATTGTACGAACAACTGGTGAAGAGGCTGAAAGAAGCCGGCATCATTGCGGGTCTCAAAGCGACGAATGTGGCGGTCATTGATCCGGCAGCAATTCCAGTAAGTCCTGTCGAGCCCCGCCCCGTGTTGAATCTCGCAATGGGAATGTTTGTTGGTTCGTTAGGTGGTTTGACGTTGTGCTTTCTGCTCAACAACATTGATACCACCATCGCATCGCCGAATGATGTAGCTGACGTCGGCTCTCTGCCGGCGCTCGGTATTGTGCCCCACTTGAGCGAAAGTGCTGCACGCGGAATTCTGTCATCAGCAAACCGAAACGGCGCGAGCGGTGCGACTCTAGTTGCGGCGCTGGAACGTCCGGAAAGCGAGATGGCCGATGCCTACCGATCTCTGCGCACGGTGCTGCTTCTCCCCAACGGCGGACCAGCCCCGAAGGTGCATTTAATTACAAGCCCTCTGCCCCGTGAAGGCAAAACGACGACCAGCGTGAATACTGCGGTGGTGTTCGCCCAGAAAAAACGCCGCGTGCTGTTGGTGGATGCCGACCTGCGCTGGGCCGGCTTGCATCGTTGCTTGAATCTTCGTCGCAACGGAGGATTAAGCGCGGCGCTCACCGGCGGCGACCCCAGAGAATCCTACCTGCCTCACCCCGAGCTGCCCAATCTGTTTATTCTGCCCGCGGGCGCCAGGCCATCGAAGCCTCCCGACCTGCTCGACTCCGACCGGATGCGTGAATTGGTTTCATTGTGGCGCCAGGAATTTGATCAGGTCATTATTGATGCCCCACCGGTTATCGGTCTCAGCGACGCGGCCATACTCGCGACTATGGCTGATACCGTCGTGCTCGTGCTGCGTGCTGAGCAAAGCCGGCGCCAGGATCTGTTCCGGGCCCAGGAGATACTGGCTCGTGTAGATGCCAACGTGGCGGGCGCGATCATCAACGACTTTGATTTGAAGGCCCATGGATACTACGGCAACAGCCCATCCCTTTACGCCCGCTATTTCAACGAGAACGGAAGGAAGCGCAATAATGCAGCAGTCTAA
- a CDS encoding YifB family Mg chelatase-like AAA ATPase has translation MLFKTLSAAVYGIDANIIEVEVDVSGIKINEDRFHTVGLPDAAVRESRERVRAALKNCGYDVPPTHITINLAPADIKKEGSGFDLPMALGIIGAYGGLIKKELKEYVLVGELSLDGGIRGVRGALPIAMATRNRKILNLIVPEVNAREAAVVAGVNVYPVKSLMEVVHFLNHSNGIAPLASDPAAVLQQAQHFAVDFKDVRGQQTAKRALEVACAGGHNILMIGPPGSGKTMLAKRVPTILPPFTFEEALETTKIHSVAGVLDAGTGLVGVRPFRSPHHTISDAGLIGGGIVPRPGEVSLAHNGVLFLDELPEFPRNVLEVMRQPLEDGSVCIARASMSLTFPARFMLAAAMNPCPCGFFNDKSRDCQCTQPIIQRYMSKISGPLLDRIDIHIDVPAVNYKELRTGSTPESSEQVRERVIRAREVQLNRFAVAGERIYSNAQMGARQIRTYCELSGESERLLERAMQQQGLSARAHDRILKVARTIADLEGTSQIESLHLAEAIQYRTLDRTFWA, from the coding sequence ATGCTCTTCAAAACTCTCAGCGCGGCGGTTTATGGGATAGACGCCAACATCATCGAAGTCGAGGTGGATGTCTCTGGCATCAAGATCAACGAAGACCGGTTTCATACCGTGGGTTTGCCCGATGCCGCGGTGCGCGAGAGCCGGGAGCGGGTCCGCGCGGCTTTGAAAAACTGCGGCTACGATGTCCCGCCGACGCATATCACCATCAACCTTGCGCCTGCCGACATCAAGAAAGAAGGCTCAGGATTCGACCTGCCCATGGCCTTGGGAATCATTGGCGCCTATGGCGGGCTGATTAAGAAAGAACTCAAGGAATATGTGCTGGTGGGCGAGCTGTCGCTCGATGGCGGCATCCGGGGGGTGCGTGGCGCTCTGCCGATTGCCATGGCCACCCGCAACCGCAAGATCCTGAACCTGATTGTGCCTGAGGTCAACGCGCGCGAAGCAGCCGTGGTTGCGGGTGTGAATGTTTATCCGGTGAAGTCGCTGATGGAGGTAGTCCACTTCCTGAACCACAGCAATGGTATTGCTCCTTTAGCCAGCGATCCGGCTGCAGTCTTGCAGCAGGCGCAGCACTTCGCCGTGGATTTCAAAGATGTCCGCGGGCAGCAAACCGCTAAGCGTGCGCTTGAGGTTGCATGCGCCGGTGGGCACAACATCCTGATGATCGGGCCGCCGGGCTCGGGTAAAACCATGTTGGCCAAGCGTGTGCCCACCATCCTGCCGCCGTTTACCTTCGAAGAGGCTCTGGAGACCACCAAAATTCACAGCGTTGCCGGCGTGCTGGACGCGGGTACGGGATTGGTGGGTGTGAGGCCCTTTCGCTCGCCGCACCACACGATTTCCGATGCCGGGCTGATTGGCGGCGGGATTGTGCCGCGTCCGGGAGAGGTCTCGCTGGCCCACAATGGCGTACTCTTTCTGGACGAGCTGCCGGAATTTCCACGCAACGTTCTAGAGGTCATGCGCCAGCCACTGGAAGATGGCAGCGTCTGCATTGCGCGGGCCTCCATGTCGCTGACTTTTCCAGCCCGCTTCATGCTGGCGGCGGCGATGAATCCGTGTCCCTGCGGATTTTTTAATGACAAGTCGCGCGACTGCCAATGCACGCAGCCCATAATTCAGCGCTACATGTCCAAAATCTCAGGGCCGCTGCTCGATCGCATTGATATCCACATTGACGTGCCGGCTGTGAACTACAAAGAGCTACGCACGGGCAGCACACCAGAGAGCTCCGAGCAGGTTCGTGAGCGCGTCATACGCGCTCGTGAAGTGCAGCTTAATCGCTTTGCTGTCGCCGGCGAGCGGATTTACTCCAACGCCCAGATGGGCGCCAGGCAGATCAGGACATACTGTGAACTTTCTGGCGAGAGTGAGCGGCTGCTGGAGCGCGCGATGCAACAACAAGGGCTAAGCGCGCGGGCCCACGACAGAATTCTAAAAGTTGCGCGCACGATTGCCGACCTGGAAGGGACGTCTCAGATAGAAAGTTTGCATCTGGCCGAGGCGATCCAATATAGAACGCTTGATCGCACGTTTTGGGCCTAA